A genomic segment from Coturnix japonica isolate 7356 chromosome 26, Coturnix japonica 2.1, whole genome shotgun sequence encodes:
- the SLC6A17 gene encoding sodium-dependent neutral amino acid transporter SLC6A17, with translation MPKNSKVTQREHSSEHVTESVADLLAHEEPVDYKRSVLNVTGEAWDKQKDGEEELEAENRPAWNSKLQYILAQIGYSVGLGNVWRFPYLCQKNGGGAYLVPYLVLLVIIGLPLFFLELAVGQRIRRGSIGVWNYICPRLGGIGYASCLVCFFVGLYYNVIIGWSIFYFFKSFQYPLPWSECPIVKNGSMAVVETECERSSATTYFWYREALDISNSISESGGLNWKMTLCLLVAWSLVGLAMIKGIQSSGKVMYFSSLFPYVVLVCFLVRGLLLRGAVDGIMHMFTPKLDKMLDPQVWREAATQVFFALGLGFGGVIAFSSYNKQDNNCHFDATLVSFINFFTSVLATLVVFAVLGFKANIMNEKCVVENAEKILGYLNTNVLSHDLIPPHVNFSHLTAKDYNEMYRVIMTVKEGHFKELGLDACLLEDELDKSVQGTGLAFIAFTEAMTHFPASPFWSVMFFLMLINLGLGSMIGTMSGITTPIIDTFKVRKEVFTVGCCIFAFLVGLIFVQRSGNYFVTMFDDYSATLPLTVVVILENIAVAWIYGTKKFMQELTEMLGFRPYQFYYYTWKYVSPICMAVLMTASIIQLGVSPPGYSAWIREEAAEKFLFYPTWAMAILISLIILASLPLPLVFILRQFHLVSDGSNTLSVTYKKGRMMKDISNLEDNDETRFILSKVPSETPSPMPTHRSYLGPGSNNSPMEMSSAPNGRYGSGYLTAGTPESEL, from the exons ATGCCAAAGAACAGCAAAGTGACCCAGCgggagcacagcagtgagcaTGTCACCGAGTCGGTGGCCGACCTGCTGGCTCATGAGGAGCCCGTGGACTATAAACGCAGCGTCCTCAATGTGACAGGGGAGGCTTGGGACAAgcagaaggatggggaggaggagctggaagcagaaaacaggCCGGCGTGGAACAGCAAACTGCAATACATCCTGGCACAGATCGGCTactctgtggggctgggaaaCGTCTGGCGTTTCCCTTACCTGTGCCAAAAGAATGGAGGAG GTGCCTACCTGGTCCCATACCTGGTCCTGCTTGTCATCATCGGGCTCCCACTGTTCTTCCTGGAGCTGGCAGTGGGGCAGCGGATCCGAAGGGGCAGCATTGGTGTCTGGAATTACATCTGTCCCCGCCTCGGTGGTATCGGCTATGCCAGCTGCCTG GTCTGCTTTTTTGTCGGTCTCTATTACAACGTCATCATCGGCTGGAGCATCTTTTACTTCTTCAAGTCCTTCCAGTATCCTCTTCCCTGGAGCGAGTGCCCCATAGTCAAAAACGGCTCCATGGCTG TTGTGGAGACTGAATGTGAGAGGAGCTCAGCCACCACCTACTTCTGGTACCGGGAGGCTCTGGACATCTCCAACTCCATCTCAGAGAGTGGGGGACTCAACTGGAAGATGACCCTCTGCCTGCTGGTGGCCTGGAGTCTCGTTGGCTTGGCTATGATCAAAGGCATCCAGTCCTCGGGGAAG GTGATGTATTTCAGCTCCCTCTTCCCCTACGTGGTGCTGGTTTGCTTCTTGGTGCGGGGTCTCCTGCTGCGTGGGGCTGTGGATGGGATCATGCACATGTTCACCCCCAAG CTGGACAAGATGCTGGACCCCCAGGTGTGGCGGGAGGCAGCCACTCAGGTGTTCTTTGCCCTGGGATTGGGCTTTGGGGGGGTCATCGCCTTCTCCAGCTACAACAAGCAGGACAACAACTGCCACTTTGATGCCACACTCGTCTCCTTCATCAACTTCTTCACATCCGTCCTGGCCACCCTGGTCGTGTTCGCCGTGCTGGGCTTCAAGGCCAACATCATGAATGAGAAATGCGTGGTGGA GAATGCTGAGAAGATCTTGGGGTACCTGAACACCAACGTGCTTAGCCACGACCTCATCCCACCCCATGTGAACTTCTCCCACTTGACGGCCAAGGACTACAACGAGATGTACAGGGTGATCATGACGGTGAAGGAGGGGCACTTCAAAGAGCTGGGCTTGGACGCTTGTCTGTTGGAGGATGAGCTTGACAAG TCAGTGCAAGGAACTGGCCTGGCCTTCATCGCCTTCACAGAAGCCATGACCCACTTCCCAGCCTCGCCGTTTTGGTCCGTCATGTTCTTCTTGATGCTGATAAacctggggctgggcagcatGATTGGGACCATGTCAGGCATCACCACACCCATCATCGACACCTTCAAGGTGCGGAAGGAGGTGTTCACAG TTGGTTGCTGCATCTTTGCCTTTTTGGTGGGTCTGATCTTCGTGCAGCGCTCCGGGAACTATTTTGTCACCATGTTTGATGATTATTCAGCCACGTTGCCACTCACCGTCGTGGTCATCTTGGAGAACATCGCCGTGGCCTGGATTTATGGCACTAAGAA GTTCATGCAGGAGCTGACAGAGATGTTGGGTTTTCGGCCCTATCAGTTCTACTACTACACCTGGAAGTACGTCTCTCCCATCTGCATGGCCGTGCTCATGACTGCCAGCATCATCCAGCTGGGAGTCAGCCCCCCGGGATACAGCGCGTGGATCAGAGAGGAG GCTGCAGAGAAGTTCCTTTTCTACCCCACCTGGGCCATGGCCATCCTCATCTCCCTGATCATCCTGgcctccctccctctgcctctgGTCTTCATCCTCCGGCAGTTCCACCTGGTGTCAGACGGCTCCAACACCCTCTCGGTCACCTACAAGAAGGGTCGGATGATGAAGGACATCTCCAACTTGGAAGACAACGATGAGACGCGTTTCATCCTGAGCAAGGTGCCGAGTGAGACCCCGTCCCCAATGCCCACACACCGTTCCTACCTGGGTCCTGGCAGCAACAACTCCCCTATGGAGATGAGCAGCGCACCCAATGGACGCTATGGGAGCGGGTACCTAACGGCCGGCACCCCCGAGTCCGAACTGTGA
- the KCNC4 gene encoding potassium voltage-gated channel subfamily C member 4 isoform X1: MISSVCVSSYRGRKSGNKPPSKTCLKEEMGKGEDSDKITINVGGTRHETYKSTLRTLPGTRLAWLADPDAQSNFDFDGKSNEFFFDRHPGIFSYVLNYYRTGKLHCPADICGPLFEEELTYWGIDETDVEPCCWMTYRQHRDAEEALDIFESPEPGGGAGGEEPEEEGGREMALQRLGMEDRPSGAAGAAGGGGCCRNWQPRMWALFEDPYSSKAARVVAFASLFFILVSITTFCLETHEAFNINVNVTETLVVGNTTTILLTHKVETEPILTYIEGVCVLWFTLEFLVRIVCCPDKLLFIKNMLNIIDFVAILPFYLEVGLSGLSSKAARDVLGFLRVVRFVRILRIFKLTRHFVGLRVLGHTLRASTNEFLLLIIFLALGVLIFATMIYYAERIGAKTSDTSGSDPTHFKNIPIGFWWAVVTMTTLGYGDMYPKTWSGMVVGALCALAGVLTIAMPVPVIVNNFGMYYSLAMAKQKLPKKKKKHIPRPAPMDSPTYCKSEENSPRNSTQSDTCPLAVEEGVAERKRSDSKQNGEANVVLSDEEQPLSPSDEEKRPMRRSSTRDKNKKSSTCFLLATGDFSCTADGGIQKGYGKSRSLSSIDGVAGPAGGLAPLASRYSSPCSPVPSIL; encoded by the exons ATGATCAGCTCGGTGTGTGTCTCCTCCTACCGCGGACGCAAGTCGGGGAACAAACCACCTTCCAAAACATGCCTGAAGGAAGAGATGGGCAAAGGGGAAGACTCGGACAAGATCACCATCAACGTAGGGGGCACCCGGCATGAGACCTACAAAAGCACCCTACGGACTTTGCCGGGCACCCGCCTGGCCTGGCTCGCCGACCCCGATGCCCAAAGCAATTTTGACTTTGATGGTAAAAGCAATGAGTTCTTCTTTGACCGTCACCCCGGGATCTTCTCCTACGTCCTCAACTATTACCGCACTGGCAAGCTGCACTGCCCGGCTGATATCTGTGGGCCTCTCTTCGAGGAGGAGCTCACCTACTGGGGCATCGATGAGACCGACgtggagccctgctgctggatgaCGTACCGCCAGCACCGCGATGCTGAAGAGGCCCTGGATATCTTTGAGAGTCCTGAGCCTGGAGGAGGGGCTGGAGGAGAGGAACCCGAAGAGGAAGGGGGTAGAGAGATGGCCCTACAACGCCTGGGCATGGAGGACAGGCCGTcgggggcggcgggggctgCTGGAGGGGGTGGCTGCTGTCGGAATTGGCAGCCCAGGATGTGGGCGCTCTTTGAGGATCCCTATTCATCCAAGGCAGCAAGG GTAGTTGCTTTTGCCTCGCTCTTCTTTATCCTGGTCTCCATCACCACCTTCTGCCTGGAGACACACGAGGCCTTCAACATCAACGTCAACGTGACGGAGACCCTCGTGGTGGGCAACACCACGACCATCCTGCTGACGCACAAGGTGGAGACGGAGCCCATCCTCACCTACATCGAAGGCGTCTGCGTCCTCTGGTTCACCCTGGAGTTCCTGGTTCGTATCGTCTGCTGCCCAGATAAGCTGCTCTTCATTAAGAACATGCTCAACATCATTGACTTTGTGGCCATCTTGCCCTTCTACCTGGAGGTTGGGCTTAGTGGTCTGTCCTCCAAAGCTGCCCGGGACGTGCTGGGTTTCCTGCGTGTGGTTCGTTTCGTCCGGATCCTTCGGATCTTCAAGCTGACCCGGCACTTTGTGGGCCTCCGTGTGCTGGGCCACACGCTCCGGGCCAGCACCAATGAATTCCTGCTCCTCATCATCTTCCTGGCTTTGGGGGTCTTGATTTTTGCCACCATGATCTATTACGCCGAGCGGATCGGAGCCAAGACGTCTGACACCAGCGGGAGCGACCCGACTCACTTTAAGAACATCCCCATCGGGTTCTGGTGGGCCGTGGTGACGATGACGACGCTGGGCTATGGTGATATGTACCCCAAAACCTGGTCGGGCATGGTGGTGGGTGCTCTCTGTGCGCTGGCCGGGGTGCTCACCATCGCCATGCCTGTGCCCGTCATTGTCAATAACTTTGGGATGTACTATTCTCTGGCCATGGCCAAGCAGAAGCTgccaaagaagaagaaaaagcatataCCCCGTCCAGCCCCGATGGACTCCCCCACCTACTGCAAATCTGAGGAGAACTCCCCCCGTAACAGCACCCAGAGCGACACCTGCCCATTGGCGGTAGAGGAAGGGGTGGCTGAGCGGAAGCGGTCAG ACTCCAAGCAGAACGGTGAGGCCAATGTGGTGCTGTCAGATGAGGAGCAGCCACTGTCCCCATCCGACGAGGAGAAGCGGCCCATGCGACGCTCGAGCACCCGCGACAAGAACAAGAAATCCTCCACGTGCTTCCTCCTGGCTACGGGTGACTTCTCCTGCACAGCAGATGGAGGCATCCAGAAAG GCTATGGAAAATCCCGGAGCTTAAGCAGCATAGATGGTGTGGCAGGACCTGCAGGGGGGTTGGCTCCCCTGGCCTCACGCTacagctctccctgctcccccGTCCCCTCCATCCTTTAA
- the KCNC4 gene encoding potassium voltage-gated channel subfamily C member 4 isoform X2, whose translation MISSVCVSSYRGRKSGNKPPSKTCLKEEMGKGEDSDKITINVGGTRHETYKSTLRTLPGTRLAWLADPDAQSNFDFDGKSNEFFFDRHPGIFSYVLNYYRTGKLHCPADICGPLFEEELTYWGIDETDVEPCCWMTYRQHRDAEEALDIFESPEPGGGAGGEEPEEEGGREMALQRLGMEDRPSGAAGAAGGGGCCRNWQPRMWALFEDPYSSKAARVVAFASLFFILVSITTFCLETHEAFNINVNVTETLVVGNTTTILLTHKVETEPILTYIEGVCVLWFTLEFLVRIVCCPDKLLFIKNMLNIIDFVAILPFYLEVGLSGLSSKAARDVLGFLRVVRFVRILRIFKLTRHFVGLRVLGHTLRASTNEFLLLIIFLALGVLIFATMIYYAERIGAKTSDTSGSDPTHFKNIPIGFWWAVVTMTTLGYGDMYPKTWSGMVVGALCALAGVLTIAMPVPVIVNNFGMYYSLAMAKQKLPKKKKKHIPRPAPMDSPTYCKSEENSPRNSTQSDTCPLAVEEGVAERKRSDSKQNGEANVVLSDEEQPLSPSDEEKRPMRRSSTRDKNKKSSTCFLLATGDFSCTADGGIQKDTCQDVLSSSYPQGEVVTFS comes from the exons ATGATCAGCTCGGTGTGTGTCTCCTCCTACCGCGGACGCAAGTCGGGGAACAAACCACCTTCCAAAACATGCCTGAAGGAAGAGATGGGCAAAGGGGAAGACTCGGACAAGATCACCATCAACGTAGGGGGCACCCGGCATGAGACCTACAAAAGCACCCTACGGACTTTGCCGGGCACCCGCCTGGCCTGGCTCGCCGACCCCGATGCCCAAAGCAATTTTGACTTTGATGGTAAAAGCAATGAGTTCTTCTTTGACCGTCACCCCGGGATCTTCTCCTACGTCCTCAACTATTACCGCACTGGCAAGCTGCACTGCCCGGCTGATATCTGTGGGCCTCTCTTCGAGGAGGAGCTCACCTACTGGGGCATCGATGAGACCGACgtggagccctgctgctggatgaCGTACCGCCAGCACCGCGATGCTGAAGAGGCCCTGGATATCTTTGAGAGTCCTGAGCCTGGAGGAGGGGCTGGAGGAGAGGAACCCGAAGAGGAAGGGGGTAGAGAGATGGCCCTACAACGCCTGGGCATGGAGGACAGGCCGTcgggggcggcgggggctgCTGGAGGGGGTGGCTGCTGTCGGAATTGGCAGCCCAGGATGTGGGCGCTCTTTGAGGATCCCTATTCATCCAAGGCAGCAAGG GTAGTTGCTTTTGCCTCGCTCTTCTTTATCCTGGTCTCCATCACCACCTTCTGCCTGGAGACACACGAGGCCTTCAACATCAACGTCAACGTGACGGAGACCCTCGTGGTGGGCAACACCACGACCATCCTGCTGACGCACAAGGTGGAGACGGAGCCCATCCTCACCTACATCGAAGGCGTCTGCGTCCTCTGGTTCACCCTGGAGTTCCTGGTTCGTATCGTCTGCTGCCCAGATAAGCTGCTCTTCATTAAGAACATGCTCAACATCATTGACTTTGTGGCCATCTTGCCCTTCTACCTGGAGGTTGGGCTTAGTGGTCTGTCCTCCAAAGCTGCCCGGGACGTGCTGGGTTTCCTGCGTGTGGTTCGTTTCGTCCGGATCCTTCGGATCTTCAAGCTGACCCGGCACTTTGTGGGCCTCCGTGTGCTGGGCCACACGCTCCGGGCCAGCACCAATGAATTCCTGCTCCTCATCATCTTCCTGGCTTTGGGGGTCTTGATTTTTGCCACCATGATCTATTACGCCGAGCGGATCGGAGCCAAGACGTCTGACACCAGCGGGAGCGACCCGACTCACTTTAAGAACATCCCCATCGGGTTCTGGTGGGCCGTGGTGACGATGACGACGCTGGGCTATGGTGATATGTACCCCAAAACCTGGTCGGGCATGGTGGTGGGTGCTCTCTGTGCGCTGGCCGGGGTGCTCACCATCGCCATGCCTGTGCCCGTCATTGTCAATAACTTTGGGATGTACTATTCTCTGGCCATGGCCAAGCAGAAGCTgccaaagaagaagaaaaagcatataCCCCGTCCAGCCCCGATGGACTCCCCCACCTACTGCAAATCTGAGGAGAACTCCCCCCGTAACAGCACCCAGAGCGACACCTGCCCATTGGCGGTAGAGGAAGGGGTGGCTGAGCGGAAGCGGTCAG ACTCCAAGCAGAACGGTGAGGCCAATGTGGTGCTGTCAGATGAGGAGCAGCCACTGTCCCCATCCGACGAGGAGAAGCGGCCCATGCGACGCTCGAGCACCCGCGACAAGAACAAGAAATCCTCCACGTGCTTCCTCCTGGCTACGGGTGACTTCTCCTGCACAGCAGATGGAGGCATCCAGAAAG